Below is a window of Deltaproteobacteria bacterium DNA.
GAGGGTGTGTTCATATCGCTACTTCCCCATAAGGCCGGTGGGTTTTATCCAGAGCAGGAGCATGAAGAGCAGGTAATAGGCAGCCAAAGACAACCCCGGCTCTATCTTGGTCACAATACTGCCGATAAGGCCCAGCACGAACCCTCCGATGAAACTGCCCGGGATACTGCCCAGCCCGCCCAGGACGACCACAATGATCGTGATGATCGTGTATTCGAGGCCCATGGTCGTATGAACAGGATAGGACATGCTCACCAGCAGGCCGGCCAGACCGGCCATCAGGGCGCCAAAGCCAAAGCATAAAGCCAGCACCTGATTGATGTTAACGCCCATCAATCCGGCGATGGTCGGGTCCTGGGCCGCTGCCCTGATCGCCTTTCCCAGTCGGCTGCGAACCAGGAAGAGATAGAAGACCACCCCGATGACCACGGCGAAGGCCAGGGTTACCAGGCGATTGGCCGCGAAGAGGGCCCCGAATACATTGACCGGGTAGGCCAGATAGGTATAGGCCCTGATCTCGGTGCCCCAGGCTATGGAGGCTAAGTTCTGAATGATAAAAAGGAGGCCGAAAGAGGCGAGCATCGAATTACCCTCAAAGACAGCCAGGGAGGGCGATGAGGTCCGCAGCCGCTTGAACAGGGTTCTGTGGAGCCCGTAGCCCACGCCGAAGGCAACAGGGCCGCATAAGGCTATGGCAATCAGAGGGTTCAGCCCGAAGGCCCGGTTCAGAGACCAGGTGGTTAAGGCCCCGAGCATCATGAACTCCCCATGGGCGACGTTGAGGACCCGGGCGACGCCGTACTGAAGACTCAAGCCC
It encodes the following:
- a CDS encoding branched-chain amino acid ABC transporter permease; translation: MIVTILDVVVAGLLLGGIYALISVGLSLQYGVARVLNVAHGEFMMLGALTTWSLNRAFGLNPLIAIALCGPVAFGVGYGLHRTLFKRLRTSSPSLAVFEGNSMLASFGLLFIIQNLASIAWGTEIRAYTYLAYPVNVFGALFAANRLVTLAFAVVIGVVFYLFLVRSRLGKAIRAAAQDPTIAGLMGVNINQVLALCFGFGALMAGLAGLLVSMSYPVHTTMGLEYTIITIIVVVLGGLGSIPGSFIGGFVLGLIGSIVTKIEPGLSLAAYYLLFMLLLWIKPTGLMGK